The following coding sequences are from one Epilithonimonas vandammei window:
- a CDS encoding sodium:solute symporter, with the protein MNPGTVLLLFVFAYFIGLLVISYFTSRNSDNQSFFIGNKKSKWWLVAFGMIGTSLSGVTFISVPGTVGKFLGGENPFGGFEYYMMVIGFFIGYFIVAGILLPLYYKMNLTSIYTYLGKRFNVEAHKIGSVFFIISRAIGATARLYLVVNILQIFLLENLGVPFWVTAFVLLLMILLYTFEGGVKTIVITDTLQTSFMIISLFACIVYILSNLNLSFGEAFSILEQKQYTHFINTDVNSKTFFLKTILGGMFITIAMTGLDQEMMQKNISVDNLKNSKKNMLTFAGTLLFVNLAFLFLGGLLYLFAMQHGADYGQMSTMVDGKEVITNTFGFKDSAGQIKNIMGDDLFPALSLQGHFPMALSVIFIIGLISALFPSADGALTAVTSSYCVDLLNLNEDQQKTEKQKKHLRMKVHLTFTVIFFVLIMVFKAINDKSIVYLIMEIAGYTYGPLLGLFAFGILTKYQITKKYSILAVTILAPVVTYLINYLVTNNTDYRIGVELIILNGFLTFVGLWMVRSENLKLAN; encoded by the coding sequence ATGAATCCGGGAACTGTTTTACTATTATTCGTTTTTGCCTATTTTATCGGGCTTTTGGTCATCTCTTATTTTACAAGTCGCAACTCAGACAACCAGTCTTTTTTTATTGGAAACAAAAAAAGTAAATGGTGGCTGGTAGCGTTTGGGATGATTGGAACATCACTTTCGGGCGTAACTTTTATCTCGGTTCCGGGAACAGTTGGAAAATTTTTAGGAGGCGAAAATCCTTTTGGCGGTTTCGAATATTATATGATGGTAATAGGATTTTTCATTGGTTACTTCATCGTTGCTGGTATCTTGCTTCCGCTTTATTATAAAATGAATCTGACCTCGATTTATACTTATTTGGGGAAACGTTTCAATGTTGAGGCACATAAGATTGGTTCCGTATTTTTTATTATTTCGAGAGCAATTGGTGCGACTGCGAGATTGTATCTGGTGGTTAATATTCTTCAGATTTTTTTATTGGAAAATCTTGGTGTTCCTTTTTGGGTAACGGCTTTTGTGTTGCTTCTGATGATTTTGCTTTACACGTTTGAAGGTGGCGTGAAAACGATTGTAATTACCGATACGTTGCAGACGTCGTTTATGATTATCAGTTTGTTTGCCTGTATTGTTTATATTTTATCTAATCTTAATTTGTCTTTTGGGGAAGCATTCTCTATTCTGGAACAGAAGCAATACACTCATTTTATCAACACGGATGTGAATTCTAAAACATTTTTCCTGAAAACAATTCTGGGCGGAATGTTCATTACGATTGCAATGACGGGTCTTGACCAAGAAATGATGCAGAAAAATATCTCGGTGGACAATCTGAAAAACTCGAAAAAGAATATGCTGACTTTTGCCGGAACTTTGCTTTTCGTGAATCTGGCGTTCTTGTTTTTAGGTGGTTTGCTTTATCTTTTTGCGATGCAACACGGCGCAGATTACGGACAAATGTCGACTATGGTGGACGGAAAAGAAGTGATTACGAATACTTTTGGCTTCAAGGATTCGGCGGGTCAAATCAAAAATATAATGGGCGACGACCTCTTCCCTGCTCTATCGTTACAAGGGCATTTTCCGATGGCGCTTTCTGTGATTTTCATCATTGGTCTGATTTCCGCTCTATTTCCTTCTGCTGATGGGGCTTTGACGGCGGTTACGAGTTCTTATTGTGTGGACTTATTAAACCTGAACGAAGACCAGCAAAAAACCGAAAAGCAAAAGAAACATCTGAGAATGAAAGTTCATTTAACTTTCACAGTGATTTTCTTTGTCCTGATAATGGTTTTCAAAGCGATTAATGATAAATCGATTGTTTATCTGATAATGGAAATTGCAGGTTATACTTATGGCCCGTTGTTAGGACTGTTTGCTTTCGGAATTTTGACGAAATATCAAATCACGAAGAAATATTCTATCTTGGCTGTGACGATTTTGGCACCTGTTGTGACTTATTTGATTAATTATCTGGTAACAAATAATACAGATTACAGAATTGGTGTGGAGCTGATTATCCTGAATGGGTTTTTGACTTTTGTTGGGTTGTGGATGGTGAGGTCTGAGAATTTAAAATTGGCTAATTAA
- a CDS encoding YceI family protein gives MKKLFLSFLFATISILGFSQTTWNVDPMHSSFNFNIKHLGISFVQGRFDKFEGKVVTTADDLSNAKFDFTVNTASVNTGVEMRDNHLKSADFFDAEKFPTMKFESTSIKKLKGNTYQLKGKLTIKNVTKPITVTAVYGGKSKDQQGNEKLGFQTTFRVNRLDYNISYDPTGAGVAKDVDVAVYVEFVKSK, from the coding sequence ATGAAAAAGTTATTCTTATCGTTTTTATTTGCAACAATCAGTATTTTAGGATTTTCGCAAACTACTTGGAATGTTGATCCAATGCATTCTTCGTTCAATTTTAACATCAAACACTTGGGAATTAGCTTTGTACAAGGGCGTTTTGATAAGTTTGAAGGAAAAGTTGTAACGACTGCTGATGATCTTAGCAATGCAAAATTTGATTTTACTGTTAACACAGCTTCTGTAAATACAGGTGTTGAGATGCGTGATAATCACTTGAAAAGTGCAGATTTCTTTGATGCAGAAAAATTTCCTACTATGAAATTTGAAAGTACTTCTATCAAAAAATTAAAAGGAAATACTTATCAGTTGAAAGGAAAGTTAACAATCAAAAATGTTACAAAACCAATTACTGTAACTGCTGTTTATGGTGGTAAGAGCAAAGATCAGCAAGGAAATGAGAAATTAGGTTTCCAGACCACTTTCAGAGTTAACAGATTAGATTATAATATCAGTTATGATCCAACAGGTGCAGGTGTTGCAAAAGATGTGGATGTTGCCGTATATGTAGAGTTTGTTAAAAGCAAATAA
- a CDS encoding MFS transporter — protein sequence MKLFNSYINTFKGLSREAWMLSIVMLINRSGSMVLPFLGVYMTDHLKFSLENTGIVLSFYGIGSVLGSWLGGFLTDKFGEYYIQSWSLFLSAPIFIIMPFFSSVDMMALLIFLQSAISDTFRPANSVAITKYARPENLTKAFSLNRMAINLGFSIGPALGGILSGISYNFLFVVNGIGAVTAGIIYVIFFRRRNKIFREKKKLEPTKTIEKTVTKSPYKDYPFLLYSFLCAVFAVCFFQFFNTIPLFYKDVAKLDQSTIGFILGYSGFIIVLLEMPLVSLAERVLKIPQILSIGIIMSGVSYLLLLFGSNIPLLLLSMSILSIAEIWVLPFMSTVTALRAERGNKGAYMGLNGIAFSFSFIFTPFLGTYVVSHFGFDSLWIGSFAILMVTAFLIFWITKKMIK from the coding sequence ATGAAACTTTTCAATTCTTACATCAACACTTTCAAAGGACTTTCCAGAGAAGCCTGGATGTTGTCTATTGTAATGCTCATCAACCGTTCTGGTTCGATGGTTTTGCCGTTTTTAGGTGTGTATATGACAGACCATTTAAAGTTTTCCTTGGAAAATACAGGGATTGTGTTGAGTTTTTACGGAATTGGTTCCGTGTTAGGTTCTTGGTTGGGAGGATTTTTGACTGATAAATTTGGGGAATATTATATCCAAAGTTGGAGTCTGTTTCTCAGTGCACCGATATTTATTATTATGCCATTTTTTTCAAGCGTGGACATGATGGCTTTATTAATTTTTCTACAAAGTGCCATCAGTGATACATTTCGTCCAGCGAACTCGGTGGCGATTACAAAATATGCAAGACCTGAGAATCTGACCAAAGCTTTTTCCCTAAACCGAATGGCTATAAATCTAGGTTTTTCGATTGGTCCTGCTTTGGGCGGAATCTTGTCGGGGATTTCTTATAATTTCCTTTTCGTTGTTAATGGAATCGGCGCTGTGACTGCAGGGATTATCTACGTTATATTTTTCCGAAGACGCAATAAAATCTTCCGAGAGAAAAAGAAATTAGAACCTACAAAAACCATAGAAAAGACGGTTACAAAATCTCCTTACAAAGATTATCCATTTTTGCTTTACAGTTTTCTGTGTGCGGTTTTTGCTGTTTGTTTCTTCCAGTTTTTCAATACCATCCCGCTTTTTTATAAGGATGTTGCGAAGCTGGATCAAAGCACCATCGGTTTCATTTTAGGTTATAGCGGCTTCATTATCGTATTGTTGGAGATGCCTTTGGTAAGTCTTGCAGAGCGGGTTTTGAAGATTCCGCAAATCTTATCTATTGGGATTATAATGTCCGGTGTTTCTTATCTGCTACTACTTTTTGGAAGTAACATTCCGTTGCTTTTGTTATCGATGTCGATACTATCTATTGCAGAGATTTGGGTTCTTCCTTTTATGTCAACTGTTACGGCTTTGCGTGCTGAGAGAGGAAACAAAGGTGCGTATATGGGACTGAACGGGATTGCATTTTCTTTCTCCTTTATTTTCACACCGTTTTTGGGAACTTATGTTGTGAGCCACTTTGGTTTTGATAGTCTTTGGATTGGTTCGTTTGCTATTTTAATGGTTACAGCTTTTCTAATTTTTTGGATCACTAAAAAAATGATAAAATAG
- a CDS encoding Do family serine endopeptidase, protein MKNTLKKLMPFALTGVISGATVFGASHYFTKENNGEDFEYFTKASKSSAFVGMGSAVGDDFVKASKMTVPAVVTIKNYQDRSAQRMPDQDMFDFFFGNPFGGNQQRQQQPPKNMPSGLGSGVIISPDGYIISNNHVVAGANKLEVVLSNKKSYIATLVGTDPNTDISLLKIEEKGLPYLNFANSDMVEVGQWVLAVGNPLGLNSTVTAGIVSAKGRSIDILSQQSRTPIESFIQTDAAINPGNSGGALVNVNGDLIGINTAIQSKTGYYEGYGFAVPSNLARKIVEDIKKFGLVQRGFLGIGSLDLSNDMQVAAYNQKNKSNLKVGDGVYVTEVTGKSGAEDAGIRTGDIVTKIDGTNIGSFADLSFAIGSRRPGDKVTVTYTRNGKPNTVTVTLKDQKGGTSSRSKEDLTVSEKIGSEFEPLSDRVKTDYGLESGVLAKNVAEGGEMDKIGVVDNFIVMEINGKPVNSQKDVEKILNGYKGNVQVKYVDSYGRITTRGFKMP, encoded by the coding sequence ATGAAGAATACATTAAAAAAACTAATGCCTTTTGCATTGACAGGAGTAATCTCTGGAGCAACCGTTTTCGGAGCAAGTCATTATTTCACTAAAGAAAATAACGGAGAAGATTTCGAATACTTTACGAAAGCATCCAAGAGTTCTGCTTTTGTAGGAATGGGATCTGCAGTTGGAGATGATTTTGTTAAGGCTTCCAAAATGACTGTTCCAGCAGTAGTAACTATTAAAAATTATCAGGACAGATCTGCACAGAGGATGCCGGATCAGGATATGTTCGACTTTTTCTTCGGAAATCCTTTTGGCGGCAACCAACAAAGACAGCAGCAGCCTCCTAAAAACATGCCTTCTGGTTTAGGTTCCGGTGTTATTATTTCACCAGACGGTTACATCATCTCTAATAATCACGTAGTAGCTGGCGCCAACAAGCTGGAAGTAGTTCTTAGTAACAAAAAATCATATATAGCAACCCTAGTTGGAACAGATCCCAATACGGATATTTCTCTTCTGAAAATTGAGGAAAAAGGTTTGCCTTACCTCAACTTTGCTAACTCGGATATGGTAGAAGTGGGACAATGGGTATTGGCAGTAGGAAACCCTCTTGGATTAAATTCCACAGTAACAGCCGGAATTGTTTCCGCAAAAGGAAGAAGTATTGATATCCTTAGCCAACAATCCAGAACACCAATTGAAAGTTTTATCCAGACAGATGCGGCGATTAACCCTGGAAACAGTGGTGGTGCATTGGTTAATGTGAACGGTGATTTAATTGGCATCAACACAGCCATTCAATCTAAAACCGGTTATTATGAAGGTTACGGATTTGCCGTTCCATCCAACTTAGCAAGAAAAATTGTAGAAGACATCAAGAAATTTGGTCTTGTACAAAGAGGTTTCTTAGGAATAGGAAGTCTGGATCTTTCTAATGATATGCAGGTAGCAGCTTATAATCAAAAAAACAAATCTAATCTGAAAGTTGGCGACGGTGTATATGTGACAGAAGTTACAGGAAAAAGTGGCGCTGAGGATGCAGGAATAAGAACTGGAGATATTGTTACAAAAATTGATGGTACCAACATCGGAAGCTTTGCGGATCTTTCATTTGCAATTGGCAGCAGAAGACCAGGAGATAAGGTAACAGTGACATATACCAGAAATGGTAAACCAAATACTGTAACTGTTACCCTAAAAGATCAAAAAGGCGGAACGTCTTCTAGAAGCAAAGAGGATTTGACCGTGAGTGAGAAAATTGGATCTGAGTTCGAACCATTGAGCGACAGAGTAAAAACAGATTATGGTCTTGAAAGTGGCGTACTTGCAAAAAATGTAGCAGAAGGTGGCGAAATGGACAAAATAGGTGTGGTTGATAATTTTATCGTGATGGAAATCAATGGAAAACCGGTTAACTCGCAAAAAGATGTAGAAAAAATACTGAATGGCTACAAAGGAAATGTGCAGGTGAAGTATGTGGACAGCTATGGAAGAATTACTACCAGAGGGTTTAAAATGCCTTAA